ATTGTAAGCATGTAATAACATGATCATCATGGCCTTTGAGTATTATTGGCATTCTTATTGGTTTTACTCTCCAATTCATTTCAATTGCATGGTGTCTCATGTATGAAgactgataaaaaaattataaatttgataaatgttaaatatgtatagtacTAAATGTATAGttgttaaaactataaaaaaaataatattgtatagtcaattttaatataaaataaactttaatatttaaagttaacaaACATACCTTCCACGGTGAGGTAACACTGCGATTTTTTGAACACTTAATAGTAGACGGATCCGTCAAAGGTATACTAACGTTTTGGCACTTTTCACGCCATAGTAAGTTGTCTTCAGATAAAAACCTCCAACTATGACATGTTTGAGCTGCTTTTAACAAGTCTTTGGGTTCCAAATATGACAAAACATATAATGCCAACTACAAtaaaacaagtaataataaaaataaattcacaaaataaaatattatttaatgattattatacttCTTTGGGAAGTAGAGAAATAAAGTCTCGTTGGAACTGTGGTTCAATAAGCTGTAACATATGGCGAACTTGAGTAGGTTCACATTCATCCACCAACATATCTATAGCTAACATCCTTTCCGCATTTGACcatttctgtaaaaaaaatatagaaattaattcATATAACTAGAGACTAAAGaacattcaaaattcaaatgccAAAATTTTACAAACCGAAAAAGTTTTTAGCCATTCCATCATTTCTTCAGGAGGATCATCTTTGGACGGTATACAACTTCGACGAatctttattttatcaattttatctaATTCAGTATCAGCCAATTTTGGCGTCagtctaaaaataatacaatttaaacttaaaacaattttcacaattcattgaatttatatattatattatgttaatagatgatgtttaaaaataattaaaacaaaataagtttcaaataaatgtctaataagtaattatcatagaatatgtttttcattaattatctaagattttacatttactttataatatatacttaatactttataAACATATACTTTTTAGGCCATTGTGACATATATGAACTATAGCAAAGTTTTGGGTTTCAAATGTGATCTACTCTAATTTTCCAACCAACCAAAGATTAAGCTAGTAGAGAATGGATAAGGGAATATGCAGAGCTAGAGAGGCCTTATTCCAATTCTAAACCATGAGTATAGTAgacataataagaaaaatattacagcGGGACATAGTTGGAGGAGTCAAAACAAATCTATAAAATAGGTAAACTGCCTGGTTCTTCAAATGTCCTTACCAACaataatgaaattgttttttttttttttgtattattaaataataagtataaatagaaaaaattaaatatgggaGCAAGGAGGGGGATTGATGTGTAAGCCGATTTAGTTTCTACATACTGCGAACAAGACTTCTGGCTATGCTCTACTATCAATAACTAAGAATgatgaaacatattttacaattaaaccccaaattaatgtaaaattatttttttaaattttttaaatgtaattattttgattaaatatggTACATTTAGTAATTACAAAACCTACCACGGTATTAAATATACGATTCCAATTATTAAGCAACTatgcaactatataatattattatgtacggtcttaatattttataacataccttTCAAGATTCAAATTgttttgatcataatattgttttttggaCGGAAAATCTTCAGACGTTAATGTGGAATTTGATATTTTTCGTTTTCgctaatagaaataaaattaattttaaaatacaatattaactttttagttTATACCAAGTATCACTAATAATTGTAGAAtaatcttatttaaaatatgaaatttataaaaaataatactttaaaatgcaaatgtaataaaatataaaaataattagtaacatATTAGTTGTGTTATCTCTaatggaataataaaaaaaaaaaagtagattgataatttattgttttaacattttaatgtaattaagataaataaatattataagatcaATTCAATGAACTTAAATTTAACCAAAccaataagttaataaaaatgaaacagcACAATTTTCTGAAGAGAAATTATAAATCCTAAAAAACATAACTATCTTAAAGTTCCATTATTTAATCCAAaataatagcaaaataaaaaaaatcacttacCATAACACCATTAGAATTAGAAGCATCTTCTTGTTCACTAGGATTATCCGTCCAATCATCATTAACCCAATCACCGGGTAAAGGACTCTCATCGGAATAAATATCTTGGTCTGTACATGTACTATCAACTAAATGaagattaaatacatttttcatttcaatgtTAGCTATTCCAATTTCATCTGAATCTGTGGTTGGTGCAGATTCTTCTGCTATCAGTTCTTCTTCTGCTGTATCCAATACAACAGGACACATGGTCGGACTTTGGCTAGTAGAGTCACTCTTTTCAAGGCACGATGTAGACGGGTCTTCGAAATCCAGTTGATCGCCTTCCATTCTGTAAAATAGAATTATACTaatgaaaaatcataattaataaaaaaaatgtagtttatatGAAAACTCCTGTGTTACCACATAACCAAGTGTTCCAAttctttaaaattcaaatttataaacatatatttaataaacttattttctTTGTGGTTTTTActcttgataaatattaaaaaatataattaagcaATATGAATaagataacaatttataattataatataatatatattagtatattatttcattaaatactaataaaaataaatatctaacataggtacctaaccatATAAAAGCTTgagatataatagaaaattaacCTTTAAATCTCTAATTTTAGATTGTGATTGGAgcaatgattaatgattatattgatttaacaatgaaattattattttttgtattgcaTTCTCGAGAAGCAGTaccaattttcaatctttacctttgataaatactattataataattacatactattaatgtacctatgtaaattgtaattggcaaaaattaaattaatctacCGTATAAGTAATagcactataaatatataataaaacatattattttcagaaatatagACTGACAGATTGTCTCCGCTCAGGATTGttttttattgtaggtatacaatgatttatcattgaattcaaattaatacataaaatgcAGTAATCTATTCAATGTTTAAAAGCTGAGAATTtccaagtttttttattttttttatacatattacattatctaaataaaataaatgtaactcGATATTATAACTAATTCTTGCCAATTATTAactatgaaaactaaaaatgttaaggaatatttttgttacataataatgtaaactaatagatattaagaaaatataagtACATTAGTAAAAATCATTGCAAGAGATTAATGTtacattagtatatttaaatttgttaaaattatatcaacatgtatttaaataaataacaaaaaaatagaaataataaatattgaccaatgacctatatatttagctaaatttattaaacaataaaaattaattttaaaatatttaacagatATACACTTTGTaggtcaaaaaaataatataaacaaaataattacaggtcatgagtttattttaatttaatgatgatTCATAAAGTTGAGCTAAgcaaaaatatgaatttgtcTTCTTGcatttgtaagtattatcaaataatgcatattttcccaccacttttaaattttacaaactaACCTAATGAGTAGCATAGGTATGAAATAATACTTTACATGCTCAGCTATAAAAATAatcctaacattttttttaaattaaacacacacacatacacatatatatatatgtatatatttaggtatattatttgcatGATTTAGCAAATGCCTATAGAACGCTAAAATAATGGCTGTTTACGCTAAGttgtatgaaaattattttcatatataaatttaagaataacTATTCAATggaattagttttaaattgtttatacctacataaaaagttataaataataaaaagtccTACAGGGCTACAGCCTAAGTAGGAATATGTTTGAGGTTATATGTACTCACTAACAGTGTTTGTCCAAGTACACTATACGTTCAATAAATGAAACGCAAGAGATTTAAAACCATCTAGCAGAGACACCCCCACAACCGATGGATTTTAAGGTGCATAAAAAATCCGATTTTGGTGAAACATGCGTTTCGAGAGTAAGATCTCAATTTAATTGGTCGATGACGTAactgttgtttttaatttaacttcaaaatcGAACACTTCTTAACAATACCACTGGCAAATCAATTGAATAACGTATTAATGATAATTACCATAAATATGGTCTTCTTAATGGTAGCAGGTGTCGAACTCCTTGCGTGAAAACGAACGACAAAATTTCAGATACGATTATGAGAAATAAATACTCGTCACTGGCCCCTGGGACACCCTTCCTTCACCAACGACCCATGACGAACTAGCACGTTATCAACAatcaacaatattgttattgataAGAATCAGACAATATACTTACCGAATCTCACGTTTCAAAACTGAAAATTGTGTACCTTCTTCCTCTTCCCATCAACCATCATAATTTACAAAAGCATTAAGAAATAAAGAGTAAagtctaaacaattttaataattattaatgtgtctagttaatttaaaaaaattttcttttttatttctatGTTATCATCAAAATTGGTAAAGATATaacctcaaaaatatttttttatcaattaattaataatctaataGATAATATCCATGATATcaggaaaataaatatactataatttattattttaatattgcatatttgcaatttgcatattatttgcaCTCCATGTTTACATCCGGCATAATATTTCATAGTTCATACAATAAACTTCGAATGATTAACTCATGTCCTATTCTATATCCTCAAGTCCGTAGTCCGTGCTCATACCGAATCATGTAGATCATTAATCGTATTATTACTCTTATAtaccaaatataatacatttaaattattaataaaaataaataataatatatatcatattcgATCACATTGCTCACATCAAACATTCACAATATATTGAGTAATTATTGAAAACTactaatacatttgtattatttttttttttcattttaagaagtgtattaattgttataattatctatataaaatcattagtacctagattatttgtttaaaatttactatGGCTGTACCGTCTCCAAAATCACCTGAACAGTCAGAACGAAGTCGAAAATATGACAGACAACTGaggtgattttttaattttttatcatcaattgcttttaaaaatatcaacatttagaACATACTATTGTTAAATAAGAAACCTTAACCAATTAACCaacaaaaatatacagttttatcCGTAGCCCCCTCCCccgttttttaatcatattttagttttaaatattatttctcagGGTATGTGCtgttgatacaattttaaacacccccccccccccccccagataaATGTCCGGGATGTCCCTAgttgtatgaatattattattctaatttttttaagtctaggtttaaaataaagaaatatttatttactatattcaTATCCATAAATGTTATCTAACCTAAACAAAAATGTCATAACAAGGATGGTAATTAGAATTAATATcattcaatgttttattttaaattatttaagaacaatATTGTTTACTTGTACTAAATGTGTTAAagtgtttatcataatattgctGTATTTACCTATgcctgtattattaatattaccattgattattaatactaagtatttataaccaatgatattacctacaaataattattttattaatttgtaatatttatttatataatttgaaatatttattattttagattatggGGTGATCAAGGGCAGCAAGATTTAGAAACTGCTCATGTGTGTTTAATTAATGCTACGGCATTAGGAACAGAGATATTGAAATCATTAGTATTACCTGGTATTGGAGCATTCACTATAATTGACAATGAAGTTATAACTGAAGAGGATATAGGTTCTAAGTAAGCTCtatcaaaactatattattttgattaaaattgtaatcatCTATTTCTCCATTAGTTTCTTCCTTACAGCAGATAGAATAGGAGAAAAAAGAGGATCAATTGCTTCACAACTCTTATGCGAATTAAATCCAGACACACGAGGTCACTTTATTGATGAATGTTTACTAAAGTTATTAGATTTGAATCCcggtttatttaatacatttaacgtCGTTGTCACTACGTCGCTACATGAGAAGTATAAATAATGATAGCcaaaaattatacctaaatgtaaatttatatattaatagaagattgtaattgtttttctttttagagAAATTATTGATTTGTCTCATAAGCTATGGATTTACAATATTCCTCTTTTAGTATGTCAAAGTTATGGATTTTTTGGTTCTATGAGACTTCAGCTTGCTGAACATACTATGATCAAAACCCATCCAGACAACCAGAATCCTGATCTTCGGTTAGATTGTCCATTTCAGAAACTTAAAGCACATTTTGATACTTATGATCTAGAAGCTCTCGATCTTACAAATCATTTGCATGTTCCTtatcttgtaatattatataaacatttagaaaaATGGTGTAATGATATTGGTGATGTCAATGTACTGCCTGAAACATATAAGCAAAAACAAGTTATccgggaaaatataaaaaatagttagtattattttctttttttttaaataactcatcaatattaaaataatattagatcaagtttaaattataattattgtctctcataaataaaataatatttttggtataaataaatttggtaagataaatcattataattaataattatgtatataagtataatatagataaaatcaTAGCTTTATTACTCAATATCTGATAActacttaaattaaatgttacatttattatttaatttattcaataaatataaaaataaaaaaacatatccCCTCcctatagaattattattattattagttaaaatatactaacatttttacttgcaatttttttaattaagattaaaattatacaaatctatttaaaaattaaaagtaaaagaaaattataatgtgATTAAGTTAGGTAGGTAACCAACCTAACCTTCGAAGTAATCAGACTAACTGTTAATAGAAATAGAATATATAACAAACCATTAGTTTTAAACaattgagtaaaaaatataatttttgtattaatgtaCTTTAGGTATTAGAAAACATGAAAATGGTACTTTGCATCATGAAGAGAACTTTGAAGAAGCAATTCGATCTGTTAATTTTGCATATAATCGTACATCATTGTCAGAAAATATACAGCTTATACTTAAAGATGAAAAGTTAATGAATTTGACATCAAATGTTggtaactaaattataaatattgtgaataaattaaattaattataaactaatttagAGTCAACCTTTCTGGATAATGGCTAGAGCGCTCAAGgattttgtaaataatgaaGGATGTGGCAGGCTTCCAGTTCGTGGAACACTACCCGATATGACAGCTGATACTTTTAAGTACATCAGTTTGCAACAATTGTAAGTTTTTCATAATTCCTTTTTAATGGCTAAATATGGTGCAAGCATTCACATATATGTTTAGATATCATGAGCAAGCTGCCAAAGACGCAGAGGCAGTCTACAACCGTGTCCAACAACTTCTTCAGAATGTTAACCTCCCTGATGATACAATCACGGAacaagatattaaaatattttgtaaacatgcATCTGAGTTATGTGTTATTAGAGGTACACGAATAGCTGATGAGTATGAACGTAAGGGAAATGCTGATAATGAGATATGTGAGTTTATTGTTTGGCTATATTCAAAATTCATAGGCGTTTAGGGTTTGCCATTACATACTTAGCTACTCCAAGAAAAAACCCATTAATACTCTTTTtaagtctatttttttttttaaagaactcAAGTATAATTCAT
The Metopolophium dirhodum isolate CAU chromosome 7, ASM1992520v1, whole genome shotgun sequence DNA segment above includes these coding regions:
- the LOC132948484 gene encoding NEDD8-activating enzyme E1 regulatory subunit; this translates as MAVPSPKSPEQSERSRKYDRQLRLWGDQGQQDLETAHVCLINATALGTEILKSLVLPGIGAFTIIDNEVITEEDIGSNFFLTADRIGEKRGSIASQLLCELNPDTRGHFIDECLLKLLDLNPGLFNTFNVVVTTSLHEKEIIDLSHKLWIYNIPLLVCQSYGFFGSMRLQLAEHTMIKTHPDNQNPDLRLDCPFQKLKAHFDTYDLEALDLTNHLHVPYLVILYKHLEKWCNDIGDVNVLPETYKQKQVIRENIKNSIRKHENGTLHHEENFEEAIRSVNFAYNRTSLSENIQLILKDEKLMNLTSNSQPFWIMARALKDFVNNEGCGRLPVRGTLPDMTADTFKYISLQQLYHEQAAKDAEAVYNRVQQLLQNVNLPDDTITEQDIKIFCKHASELCVIRGTRIADEYERKGNADNEISQSLEDPDSLIEHYIILRGIERFYSEYYTYPGEIDEQVEPDIPKLKLCISKLLSEWGCMSSTKEDYIHEYCRYGKSELHSVSSFIGGCVSHEIIKIITRQYKPVNNSFVYNAINCSTESFTL
- the LOC132948483 gene encoding F-box/WD repeat-containing protein 7-like — its product is MEGDQLDFEDPSTSCLEKSDSTSQSPTMCPVVLDTAEEELIAEESAPTTDSDEIGIANIEMKNVFNLHLVDSTCTDQDIYSDESPLPGDWVNDDWTDNPSEQEDASNSNGVMRKRKISNSTLTSEDFPSKKQYYDQNNLNLERLTPKLADTELDKIDKIKIRRSCIPSKDDPPEEMMEWLKTFSKWSNAERMLAIDMLVDECEPTQVRHMLQLIEPQFQRDFISLLPKELALYVLSYLEPKDLLKAAQTCHSWRFLSEDNLLWREKCQNVSIPLTDPSTIKCSKNRSVTSPWKSSYMRHHAIEMNWRVKPIRMPIILKGHDDHVITCLQFCGNQVVSGSDDNTLKVWSVLTGKCLRTLVGHTGGVWSSQMAGNVIISGSTDRTLKVWNAETGQCTHTLYGHTSTVRCMHLHENKVVSGSRDASLRLWDIKTGQCLSIFLGHQAAVRCVQYDGRLIVSGAYDYLVKVWDAESEICLHTLSGHTNRVYSLQFDSTHVVSGSLDTSIRVWDVETGTCKHTLMGHQSLTSGMELRDNILVSGNADSTVKVWDILTGQCLQTLSGSNKHNSAVTCLQFNTRFVVTSSDDGTVKLWDVKTGEFIRNLIALESGGSGGVVWRIRANETKLVCAVGSRNGTEETKLFVLDFDADYK